A window of the Lactuca sativa cultivar Salinas chromosome 7, Lsat_Salinas_v11, whole genome shotgun sequence genome harbors these coding sequences:
- the LOC111906043 gene encoding NAD-dependent malic enzyme 62 kDa isoform, mitochondrial: protein MSNFSRQVRLSSTLIRGIQYRISRSFTTIECHRPTILHKKGVDILHNPWFNKGTAFSMTERDRLELRGLLPPNIMTDEQQIERFMTELKKLEMNARDGPSDTISLAKWRILNRLHDRNETMYYKLLMANIKEYAPIVYTPTVGLVCQKYSGLFRRPRGMYFSALDRGEMMSMVYNWPAEQVDMIVVTDGSRIMGLGDLGVQGIGIAIGKLDLYVAAAGINPQRVLPIMIDVGTNNENLLENPLYLGLQERRLEGEEYLSIVDELMEAVFNRWPHVIVQFEDFQSKWASTLLHRYRNTYRMFNDDVQGTAGVVVAGLLGAVRAQEKMMIDFPKQNIVVAGAGSAGVGVVKAARRTMARMLGDSKAAYDSARSQFWVVDVDGLITEERAGIDNELKPFARKINETKRRGLREGATLVEVVQEVKPDVLLGLSGVGGLFSKEVLEAFRGSTSTRPAIFALSNPTMNAECTPEEAFSVVGKHIIFASGSPFQNVDLGSGDIGYCNQGNNMYLFPGIGLGTLLSGARIISDGMLQAAAECLAECMKEDEVVNGMIYPPISRIREITKSVAAAVISEAIEEDLAEGYRGMNSRDLQRLNKEEILVHVENNMWRPDYPKLIYKDD from the exons ATGTCGAATTTCTCTCGCCAAGTTCGGCTATCGTCGACTCTGATTAGAGGCATACAGTACAGAATTTCAAGATCATTCACTACAATCGAATGCCATAGACCAACCATTCTTCATAAGAAAGGTGTCGACATTCTTCACAACCCATGGTTCAACAAG GGAACAGCATTCTCCATGACTGAAAGAGATCGTCTAGAACTACGTGGACTTCTACCTCCAAACATCATGACTGATGAACAACAAATTGAACGCTTCA TGACGGAGCTGAAGAAGCTTGAGATGAATGCAAGAGATGGGCCTTCAGACACAATCAGTTTGGCAAAGTGGCGAATACTTAACAGACTACATGATAGAAATGAAACAATGTACTATAAG CTTCTAATGGCCAATATCAAGGAGTATGCCCCAATAGTGTACACTCCAACAGTAGGACTTGTTTGTCAGAAATACAGTGGATTATTTAGAAGACCAAGGGGGATGTATTTCAGTGCTCTTGATCGTGGAGAAATGATGTCAATGGTTTATAATTGGCCTGCTGAACAG GTTGATATGATTGTTGTTACTGATGGAAGCAGAATCATGGGTCTTGGTGATCTAGGAGTTCAGGGTATTGGAATTGCAATCGGGAAGTTGGATTTATATGTTGCTGCAGCTGGAATAAATCCTCAGAGA GTGCTTCCTATCATGATTGATGTTGGAACCAACAATGAGAACCTTCTAGAAAATCCCTTGT actTAGGATTGCAAGAACGTCGTCTTGAAGGTGAGGAATATCTTTCCATTGTTGATGAACTTATGGAGGCTGTGTTCAATCGTTGGCCCCATGTGATAGTTCAG tttgaAGATTTTCAAAGCAAGTGGGCCTCAACGTTATTGCATCGCTACAGAAATACCTACAGAATGTTTAACGACGATGTCCAG GGAACAGCCGGAGTTGTAGTCGCTGGTCTTCTAGGAGCTGTAAGAGCACAAGAAAAGATGatgatcgacttcccaaaacaaaatattgtTGTTGCTGGTGCTGgaag TGCAGGAGTTGGGGTTGTGAAAGCAGCGAGGAGAACAATGGCAAGAATGTTGGGAGATAGTAAAGCTGCTTACGATAGTGCACGAAGTCAGTTCTGGGTAGTTGATGTTGAT GGTTTAATCACAGAAGAGCGTGCAGGCATTGATAATGAACTCAAACCATTTGCAAGAAAGATCAATGAAACTAAGCGTAGAGGTTTGAGGGAAGGAGCAACTCTTGTAGAAGTG GTGCAGGAGGTAAAGCCTGATGTACTCCTTGGGTTGTCTGGAGTTGGTGGCTTGTTTTCTAAAgag GTATTAGAAGCGTTTAGAGGTTCAACTTCAACCAGACCAGCAATATTTGCATTGTCAAATCCCACAATGAATG CTGAATGCACCCCTGAAGAAGCATTTTCTGTTGTGGGAAAACACATTATTTTTGCTAGTGGAAGCCCATTTCAGAATGTTGATCTTG GAAGTGGAGACATTGGCTATTGCAACCAGGGAAACAATATGTATCTTTTTCCTGG TATTGGGCTTGGTACTCTTCTATCGGGTGCTAGAATAATCTCAGATGGCATGTTACAGGCTGCAGCTGAGtg CCTAGCTGAATGTATGAAAGAGGATGAGGTTGTGAATGGGATGATATACCCTCCAATATCCCG CATACGAGAGATAACAAAATCAGTAGCTGCTGCTGTCATTAGTGAAGCAATAGAAGAGGATTTAGCAGAAGGATACCGTGGAATGAACTCTCGTGATCTCCAAAGGCTAAATaag GAGGAAATTCTTGTGCATGTGGAGAACAATATGTGGAGGCCTGATTACCCGAAATTGATCTACAAGGATGATTAA